The Solanum pennellii chromosome 11, SPENNV200 sequence CTATTACTTAATTTTCAAAAGGtacctttttattattttaagttaatttctGCCAACTTGCATTTAAAATGTAGAAATTGACAGATTTGATCTGAGGTGGGAAAATGTTGTCTTATAGTGTaatcaatcaaaattcaaaacttaaaagacaagagaaaaaaaagattaattagTTCAAAATTATAAGTTACTTAAATCGGTGGGCATAATTGAATATAACATTTgctggaaaaaaataatattatcctAGCTATTTTCACCTGTTTATAAATTGTCCAAATGATCTAGCAAATCTTTAGACATCATTTTTCTACTCAACCAATTTTAATTAGCATGAACCCACTAAGAAATATACCCTcgtttatttattgttatttgatttgacacaaaattataaaaaataatttttaaagtttttcaaatttgaaaaaagtttTGAATGTTTGTGcgaatataaataatttattaaagatGAAATAAGCACTTGAAGATTAAGttattactaaatataaaaatattttacataatattgGGATTTCACCTTAATATTGTTAGTGCTTATCCTTTCCTTCTCATATTGTTACATGTTACTTATTAAAGTAAGTTAGAACAATTAATGATTTTAGCaaataaaggaaaacaaatctGGTGAAATTCTATGAAAATGAAAACAGTTAACCTATTAATGATAATATTGGATATGATCTTGTATAGAAAAAACATACCATATGATACAGTTCTATATTTTTTGATAGAAgtagaattttttattaataaagtgAAAAGGAAAACAGCTAACCTATTAGTGATAATATTGGATATGATCTTATATAGAAAAAACATACAACATGATATtgttctatatttttttatagaagCAAAGTATTTTGATAAAGTGACGTACTTAATTGTAATCATGATTTGAAGGAATTCAGTATTCGAGtttttaataaatttgttgATGAAACGTTcgacaaaataattaattataacaaatatctAAATTAGGCCGGGACATATTTCTATCATGGACACTATGGTATGCAAAGATCAGCAGggctatatggttcactcatAGTGGATGTTGCACAAGGTGAAAGAGAACCATTCCATTATGATGGAGAATTCAATTTATTGCTAAGTGATTGGTGGCACAAAGGTTCACATGAACAAGAAGTTGACCTATCTTCAAATCCTATGCGTTGGATCGGCGAACCTCAGGTATtgctattaaaaaataaaagttttttatcGCAAATCAATTCACAATAATAGtatactttttactttttttaccGATTTAATTAAATCTACGAAAACAACTATcgaatattttcaaataaaaaatttaatgaaaaaaataataattttttaatagagaCTAATACTTACAATCGTATTGTTTAAAAAGTCTACAAAGAGATTTATCAAattgtttaatcaattaaatatatatggtGTAAAGTTAAAGCTATCTCCCAccttttaatattctttttgtcACGTTTAATTCTTAAAGctcaaattattataaaaattagtacacatttatttacttaaaaaattatgaactatGGCTCCCATCTTCATTtgaattcatataattaatcttcttttttctttttgtacttTTTGACAAATCTCAACCCTTTTCTGTATGAGTTTTTTCCCCCCTACTTTTTTTACACGCTTTGATCATGAAAACACTTCGAAAAAGTTATGTTTCTTTCAATTATGATGTCTTTTTTCGTACCATTATAATCCATAAGTGGACATTGGTCCATGCTTTAttgtaaaaaatttaatttattttaaaaaatgaaaaatcatatttaaaaatttgtgtttacttaaaaatagaaattaaagttgttttaattagttatttttttaggtaatttgaaatgaaaaatgctTTACGTTATTTTTCGAATTCAGGAGGaagttaaatttcaaaattttataattaaatatgttatattcaCATTTAACTCtggaaaaaagtgaaaaaatattttagagtgAAAAAAGTGGAATTCAATCTTTGATTCTAAAATGAATCATTTTCTCTTTAACTTCACTATTAACTTCACCATTAAGTTAGGGATATATGAggtaattattcatttaattagtttaaatctttttgttcttttccttATGCTATGGACAAGAAtcttcaattaattattcttgACTTTTTGAAGACCACGTTCTACAGTAATCTCCTTGTTGTCttttttattactataataataaataatatcttatatttattaaaataaaaataaaataaaacttcgACAATATATGACCTTTCTTTTTAAGTAgacaaataatttgaaatttaaagaaGTTTTATCGATTATTGTAGCTTATGCAAAATATGTTTTTCCATAAAAATTAACaaactttatttttcatctttcaattaagttataatcaaataattttgtttgtttagtAGCAAGGTACAAATATTTAGCTATTCATTACTTTTCCGATTGATATATagaataaaagaattaagaaaacttTTATATACTACTTACtaaataataactaattttttGTTAGACAAAGGAATAAAAATCATTTCTACTCCATAGTGCAATACTTGTGAAGCCTATATTATGTTAACAAGTTGTCACTATCACTTATTCATAAGCattaatactttaatttatcACTTAATCATTAATAAACTAGCACTAAATTTGATTAGTTATCTTGTGTTTGTTCTTTTTTGGTTGTATTAATACCAtagtatttcatatttttaaaatgttaattttggGAGAATGATAATAACATAAGTTGCTTAGACTCTTCGAAAAAAATGTGATCACATATGTGTCAGATCcttcaaaaatacactacttttaaagaatttgacatgtatatatacttttaatgataattttaagAGTCTAGTAACATAGgtgataaaatttttattattattattaatttctaCATTTCTTATGgcattaaaattgaaaaaaaatcagaCATTGTTGATAAATGGGAGAGGTCAATACAATTGTTCGATGGCGGCGCAGTTTAGCAACCCACGGCTTCCACAGTGCAAGTTAAAAGGGGGTGAGCAATACGCACCTCAGATTCTCCGCGTGCGCCCCAACAAGACATACAGGCTTAGGTTAGCCAGTACCACTGCATTGGCTTCTCTCAACTTGGCAATTGGGGTAAAGTTATACACAAAATCTATCTCTTTTGCACATTATATTCTATAAATTCACATTttccaaaaagataaaaagtagTAGTATTATACTTGTGCTATTGGATGGTAGTGTAATGAGTTGTACTTGTATATTCTCTATCTTTTCCCTACTTTGGAGGTTTCTTGGAGGTAGGGTGTAGGGTGACCTAGGTTGTTGAcaacttttaatataaatttttcgaTTCATGTGGTTCCTTGGTACGTAGGTAGGGTTTACATTAACATAGTACCGTGTGGTTATGCAGGTGaagcaaattttttttttatcggttcaactaaatcataaatataataattagttGTATTGTCtacactacaataaaaataacttttagcggcattaaatattgacattaatataGAGTACTAAAGTCTTTACCGACATTAGTTAAGTTTCATTAGAaaaaagagtgacaattgccgctaaaaatacatatttagcggcaattaaaaaataatcacttctaataatcatttttggtgTAGTGCTAGTGTAATTTCACATATAATGTCTTAATATAACCAGACTCTGAATCTCAAAGCGATTTTGTTTTTGAGATGgaagataattataataaataaataacaaatagaagatgatatagaaaagtagaagactctttgagaaattatttctattttcataCTAATAGTCTCTTCATATTTGTGGAATGCAATACTACTATAAAGGTATCATAGTGGCAAGCACTAGGTATATAGGTAAATATTGATACGAGAAGaattacaattcatatcaattttgaatattgAAATATTACGTTGATTTAATCGAATACagttttagattaaaattaattacattgATTTTTATAAGCGAAACATGTCAAATCAATGCTCACATGTATTCATCATGTCTATGTTTTTATGTAGGGTCACAAGATGGTGGTTGTAGAGGCAGATGGAAACTATGTTCAACCATTTTCAGTACAAGACATAGATATTTATTCAGGTGAAAGCTATTCAATTCTTTTCACCACAAATCAAGACCCTTCCAAAAACTATTGGATTTCAACAAGTGTAAGAGGAAGAGAACCAAAAACACCACAAGCCCTCACTCTATTGAATTACCTCCCAAACTCACCATCCAAATTCCCAACATTACCACCACCTATTGCACCCCTTTGGAATGATTATAACCATAGCAAGTCATTTTCTAACAAAATTGTTGCCCTAATGGGATCACCTAAGCCACCAATTAAAAACAATCGTCGTATTGTTTTACTCAATACTCAGAATAAAATCGATGGTTACACAAAATGGGCTATTAATAACGTGTCATTAGTCTTACCAACGACTCCCTACTTAGGGTCCATTCGATATGGTATAAATAATGCTTTCGATACTAGACCTCCCCCGGATAATTTCCCTAGAGACTATGATGTTATGAAACAAGCACCAAATTCTAATGCTACATATGGAAATGGTGTGTATATGCTAAAGATGAATAATACAATTGACATTATACTACAAAATGCCAATGCGTTGGGTAAAGGTGCAAGTGAAATACATCCATGGCATTTACATGGACATGATTTTTGGGTTTTGGGATATGGTGAAGGGAAGTTTAGTGAAAAAGATGTTAAGAAGTTCAATTTAAAGAATCCACCATTGAGAAATACTGTTGTGATTTATCCCTATGGATGGACAGCACTAAGATTTGTGACTGATAATCCTGGAGTTTGGGCTTTTCATTGTCACATTGAGCCTCATTTGCATATGGGAATGGGAGTAATATTGGCTGAGGGTGTTCATCTTGTTAAGGATATACCTAGAGAAGCTTTGGCTTGTGGTTTGACAGGAAAAATGCTTATGACTAACAagcataattaaatattttttgaattgaaatctGGTGGATAAGAGGGGTTTTTCTTGCTTGTCttttgatttttgtaatttattttgagTGTGACTTGGAGGTGAGGTAATATTAGAATGTGTGTTATTAAGAGGTCAAGGGCCTAAATGTTGTTGGGAATGTATTGCCTTGTGTATGATTGATTATTGTTCTAAGTTccctttttatatatattaaggtTATGTATTTgtagtatattttatataatttgtccAAATATTAATTagacatatattttattcacAAGAATTAGTTTGATTTATAGATAGTAgacacattatttttcttgttaaaCTTGACCTCTCTAAATTAAGCAAAGAAAAAGTGTAAGTGATAATACAAtagttattaaaaattaaaatgaagaaaaatcaagTATTTTTAGGTTGAGCTGCGAATATCTCgttttctttcaaattcattGCAGTAGAATTTTCACCGATTCAATTAGTTATTTTTCACTTACCTCCTCCAAACACTACTAAAAGTTGCAAAAAATTGACGAAAAAAATCATTCTATAAAATACTAACTTCAAAATAAGATGTCAATAAAGATTCGATCGGTCAAAAAACTATCTTTAAATgtcgttttttttttgtttttttttttaaaaaagacttTCCTTTGGAGGTTGATTTTCAAAACTAcacaattacaaaataaatcatttgaATATTAAACCCTCATCTTTATTTGGTAGAACACATTTCTACCGTTAGACAATTGATTCCCGTTGATATAAAACtatgttttattttggaaaaaagaTTTGAGATATATTTGGATTTTAATCGAAGTTGTTGTTACGATACCAATCTTTGGAAAAAATCTTTTACCCCACTCACcatttaaaggtatatatgtgtccacgtggacatatagaatatttcataattataaatagtaatgtatcCACGTGGGCACATAAAATATAGGGATAATACTCAATTACCCcctagcctatacccaaaatccctgagacaccttatctttgatgaggtcctattacccccttccaacttttttttaagtaattaattaccACTTTCGTACCTACGTGGCAATATACGTGAATTCACCCATGTAGGGCGCGTGAGTGAAGATTTTGGCTAACAATGACCAATAAAAGTTAGCCACGTGTCaaagtaatttgaaaaaaaattcaaaaataaatattaatatatctcTCTAAAGCAGTTGTCTTcctctttgaaaaaaaaaacccattttcatggttcttcattttttaagaaactCCATCCATTATCATTCAAGTTAAATAGCTCCTTGATttgaaaaggtaaaataaaatttaaaattcctTTGGATGAAGGTGAAAGTCTTCGAAATCGTTATGAAAAtctgaacatcaattcaaaggAGAAGGTTGACAACGTAAAAGAAATGGGTGAATTGAAAGacaagaagaagatgaaagggatgaaaatgaagaaaacaaataaacttTCCCTCTTTCTTTCCTTGTTCCTTTATCTACTTTTTGATAAAGTAATTTTGAAAACATAAATGGCCAGCTATTTGAATTTGGGAAGTGTAAAAGTAGCTGATAGTCAATTTTTTGAAAGCTGCAAAAGTGGGGTCCGGCGCGTCTTGAACAAACACATCAACCTTTCTGATTATTATTGTCACGTAGGTACGAAAGTggtaattaattacttaaaaaaaagttgaagggggtaataggacctcatcaAAGATAAGATGTGTCTTAGGAattttgggtataggctagggggtaattgagtattatccctaaaatatattattaaatagttCGAAGGGAGGGGGGTAAAAAGTCCTCCATAAAGTTTGGTATCGTAACAACAATTTCGGCtaaagttgaaatatttttcagactcttttcccttttatttttatattcttcaaatttgttGTATGGGACAAAGTGTTAGCCAGTCAAGACTCTAAGTGACAAAGTACTGACGAGTCAAGTcttgatttagcaaatatgaatATTCTAATTCTCACATTAAGTTGAATTTACTGCAGCGTATTGCTCtgttgtatatacaattttttttaatcaacatTATTAAGGAGAAGATAACCTGTAATTTCCCTACATATGATAGATGTCTAGTAGATGTAGCTCTACTAATCACATTGTTTGaacaatgaaaaatattagAGTATGCACAGCAAAAGCATAATTCAAGAATATTACAATTGCATAATAGTTAAACAACACAATATAAACGAATTGAGAAAAGGTTATTGGAAATCACCACCTCTATTTATACTTTTCACTCGAagaagagtttgaaagaaaaatgttttcaacCATTAACCCCAATCAATAACAATTaatgttatgcggaattcgagataatacgagaaaatataaaggcgaaaaacaaagacaacagatttacgtggttcaccaataaattggctacgtccacggggaagagggggagcagttttattatggagaggcaagaacagaattacagaatagggtttaccatagcgtctatatatagtgctaagctacgccctaacaggcttgggcccaaaatacagaattgacacataattaagggcccaatacaacaacattgtataccgtcgggccgggggcgtctccgccccccccCCCGGACCCCCANNNNNNNNNNNNNNNNNNNNNNNNNNNNNNNNNNNNNNNNNNNNNNNNNNNNNNNNNNNNNNNNNNNNNNNNNNNNNNNNNNNNNNNNNNNNNNNNNNNNNNNNNNNNNNNNNNNNNNNNNNNNNNNNNNNNNNNNNNNNNNNNNNNNNNNNNNNNNNNNNNNNNNNNNNNNNNNNNNNNNNNNNNNNNNNNNNNNNNNNNNNNNNNNNNNNNNNNNNNNNNNNNNNNNNNNNNNNNNNNNNNNNNNNNNNNNNNNNNNNNNNNNNNNNNNNNNNNNNNNNNNNNNNNNNNNNNNNNNNNNNNNNNNNNNNNNNNNNNNNNNNNNNNNNNNNNNNNNNNNNNNNNNNNNNNNNNNNNNNNNNNNNNNNNNNNNNNNNNNNNNNNNNNNNNNNNNNNNNNNNNNNNNNNNNNNNNNNNNNNNNNNNNNNNNNNNNNNNNNNNNNNNNNNNNNNNNNNNNNNNNNNNNNNNNNNNNNNNNNNNNNNNNNNNNNNNNNNNNNNNNNNNNNNNNNNNNNNNNNNNNNNNNNNNNNNccccctggaccccccgactcgctgaccgggcagcgagacccccgttcTTTCtgctgtaacgggtccgattcaaggcattcaacaattAACAACTATTATGAGAAATTAACAGTCATTACACACAATTAATAGCTATCAACAACAacgtattttcttctttttaagaaaaaaatacctcttttatactaataaataatCTAAAGCCAAAACAATTTATTCCTATAGAAGAAGACTAGTAAAGAAAATACTTCTTTTAAAATagtccttttttctttttttgaacttGATCCAACTAATCAGGCATAATAGGGATCACAAATATATTAATAGAAGCTtccaattataatattaattagtaaaaatataatttaatcataTCAAAACAAATTAGAGATTGTACCACTAAAAATCTATAATTACACTCCttgatttaatttcaaaatttaccattactatttatttaactaCCCATGTCAGAATTACTAACACCAATCAATTAGTTAAATTTctgaaaaatttaattcattgattaatttaatcatttatttttaaacttaaattatttcACATGACATATATAAAATTCACTAGTAGCGTAACATCCCgttttgtgaaattttaattttctgtaAAATGCCCGTTTTGTCTTTCTTTATAGTTGTATTATGCATTGCTTGTGGTGTAGGGTTGATTGATACGACACCCAGAGCATTCTAGAGTTATTTTAGTGATtctttttaaactttaaaggtGATTCATTTTGAGAGAGTTGACTTCGatcaatattttttagattcGAGCTCTGGACGATGATTTTGTTAGTAATGTTGATTCTGAAATGTCAATTTTAGTGTAGTAAGATGATTAGTTTGGGGTTTTAAAATTATACTGTGTAGAATGAACATTAGAAGAAAACTTCTAAAAGGTGTACCGAGGGATTATTTTggagtaaattttattttttttaagaaatataattaCTCCATTAGCTCCAGAACAAGTACATGTTTTATGAACAATTTGTATTTGATCATGTGTAGAGATTTCTGAATGAGTTACGATGgtcaaaatcatattatttttttttacaattgttGTTTTTCTAGACCCGCTATTTTGCTGGCTACCATGTTTATTGTAGGATTTCTTTccaacttcatttattttaccattttcaatacCCTGAGAGCTCGGGAGAAAGATTTTGGCAGAGATTTTTGGAGGGATTTGTGTGGCTTAATTCCTAACTCAATTCTAAATCGTTTCCGACCAACTTTATCTTCtaaattcttcaaaatcaaagatttcaaaagaggGTTTTAGGGTCGTCCTCCAAATTGAAAATTTAGCATGTCTTTGATTTGTGACTCAATTATTGCtcgattttatttaatttttttcatttatattgtGATGATTTTAACCCTAGTTGGTGTCACTATAATCCTTTTGATGAGTACTTTCTATTCTTGATAGTTGAGAATTTTAAGTTCTTGAGGCCATTTATGAAGGATTACTATAGAGTGAGGTAGATTTGACTGGATTAAATATGCTTATAAACTAGACTATGTGATAGGATCTTATTATAAAATAGATTTATTGAGTTTATACTTTTGTCCTTAAGGAGGcttatttatgttgttttgcCCGTGTTGGGGTTCATTTATGATAATTTACCCGTATCAGGTTTATTTATGTTGTGATGATTATTTGTGTTTATTTCTCACGAGAAGGTTTATTTCTTACATCCATAGCCTCTTTCTCCCTACTTTGAGTAGTCTTTCACATGGATCCTTGTACTTCCACTTTAGCATATTCTCAAGCTTCATGCCTTTGTTCCAAGAATATCCCAAGACTCCAACGTTAATCACAAGTCTACAAAATCTTTAGCTCTACTTCATCGATTGCGTTTTGATGAAACTCGACTTGCATAATCTTATATGATATTGTTGCTTCGAGATcactttgatgttatttttatttcttagctagcactttataatatttattgattgaGAGAACCTTGATGATACTTATTGCTTTGACAACGTATTTGGTGATATTGTTGCTTTAAGAGCATGTTTTACAGTAGAAATCCAAGTGGGGGACTTAAACCgactatttttcatattttacttgAGATGCCCAAGTTAAGGGCTTGAGATGATTCTTATAACTTTTCAAAATGAGTTTAACTTCTTTCGAATGATACATACGTTTTTCAAGTGATAAATACttctttcaaaataataattacgtAATCACCCGATTGgtcatttttagaaattttcataaaattagtaTCAACCCCAATAAATTTTGTGCTTGTGTCATTTTGAATGAAGCTTGAAATTAGTTTCAAGTTTTGAGTTAAAAGTTGTAAATTATGAGAATCTTTGAATTTGAAAGGCTAAAGTTGTTcaaaagtgatttttggtgtCTTTTGGAGTTTCGAGTGTCGGAATGGAATTACGTCAATTCTACTAGTTTTTAAATGTGGAAATTGGTCTAACAGAGTTGTAGGGTTAAGATTCGGCGTCTTTTTGAGGATTTGAAGTCCTAAGTTGGAAAATTGTGGAATTTCAAACTTAGGGTTGACATAAACATTTGGGGTTTGGATGTTTGAATTAGATTTTGGAGAGTTCCATTGAATTTGAGGGATAATTTTAGGCGTATGTGAGGTCTTGATTGAATTTTTAGAGGCTGCGCGATCTTGGTTTGACCTTTTTAGGCATTATGATTAGTTTCTTGTGACTTATACAAACTCAGTCAAGGAGACCTCAAATTCATATTTCGATGATTTGATTGGGTTTGAACATTGAGTATagtcaatttatatatatggttTGTGTTTATGGGGATTCGAACAAATCTCGAAGGTCCTTTTGATGATTTTTGAGTtaactgattttttttatgtgatgTAAAGACAATCCTCCGCGATCGCAGAACTCATTTCTAAGTTGTCTGTCTACATTCACAGATAAGGGTCCGTGTTCCCAGAAGACCTGTAGACAAAATATCTTCCAAAAATTAAGGTCTCAACCCCATTTAACCATTTTTGAGTTTTTGGGCGCTTTAATGTGAcgatttgaaaagttttttgaGAGGAAATATCTAGATAATGATTCCTAATCTTAAATCGTCATTTACCCATTATTATTTGTGAATTGAAGTGTTGAAATTAAGGTTTGAATTGATAAATTGGATTTCTCTTCAAGAACCCAATAACTT is a genomic window containing:
- the LOC107004828 gene encoding L-ascorbate oxidase, yielding MSSPRLLLLFLVTLMLVGHSLAKTRHFKWEVGYIHWSTDGEESVVMGINGAFPGPTIRGRAGDIIVVELTNKLHTEGVVIHWHGIRQFGTPWADGTAAISQCAINAGETFVYRFKVDKAGTYFYHGHYGMQRSAGLYGSLIVDVAQGEREPFHYDGEFNLLLSDWWHKGSHEQEVDLSSNPMRWIGEPQTLLINGRGQYNCSMAAQFSNPRLPQCKLKGGEQYAPQILRVRPNKTYRLRLASTTALASLNLAIGGHKMVVVEADGNYVQPFSVQDIDIYSGESYSILFTTNQDPSKNYWISTSVRGREPKTPQALTLLNYLPNSPSKFPTLPPPIAPLWNDYNHSKSFSNKIVALMGSPKPPIKNNRRIVLLNTQNKIDGYTKWAINNVSLVLPTTPYLGSIRYGINNAFDTRPPPDNFPRDYDVMKQAPNSNATYGNGVYMLKMNNTIDIILQNANALGKGASEIHPWHLHGHDFWVLGYGEGKFSEKDVKKFNLKNPPLRNTVVIYPYGWTALRFVTDNPGVWAFHCHIEPHLHMGMGVILAEGVHLVKDIPREALACGLTGKMLMTNKHN